In Ciona intestinalis chromosome 11, KH, whole genome shotgun sequence, the DNA window TTcgaaaaatattacttttgaattatatttaagtttttacagAAAATGTGAAGTTATGACTTATGAtaccatttttaaataatctgcGTTTACATAATGTTAACTTAATTGCCATTAATGCACCAATTAAAGGCAATAAAATGGGCAAATGGCCTAAAAAAGCACcctagttttttaaaaaaataggcgCCCCCCAATATATAAGTAATATTAAAGcaagcaaacaaaatatttggaaatattctTGTTATATCATGGCAACTCATGTATTAAACATACCTGGAACTTATCGTTCCAAACTTACCTGGAACTTATCGTCGAGCACATATCTCGCACACAACATGCTCCCGACGAACAAACCGGCGTTGATTATTGTGTTTTGTGAAAGATTAAGAAACACAAGCGATGTGTTCGTTAAGTATTCAGATTCCTGTGTTGgaaatattcaagtttataaACAACTGCCGCAAATATTTGAGACATAACCTTTATAAACCTGACTTTTAATCAGAAAtaatagaatttttttttttttataaatggagCACCTAAAATGATGACTAAGCGTTCTTGatagtttaaaaatgacaGATCTAATGATCTATTGctgtaatatttaactaaagTAGAATcctattctattttacatggACCTACAGTGTAGTAAACCATGGGACACAAGATCTTGGCCCAGAATTGCCTATTattccaacattgtatatgcacattctattctatataggtaaggtcctacagtgaggtataggacctaagatttaggccgaAGTTGGaccattacctcaacattgtatatgcacagtgttctatatgggtgaggtcctacagtgaagtatgccatgggacctgggatttaccctagagttgcccattaccccagaAGCCAGGGTACTCTGTACAAAGACTGTACTACaacccaaaaaataaaatcacaattGTTGAGTCACACAACACCTGGTAATCTTTGATGGCTTCATCGAATGTCCTAACTTCATGTTCCTCTGCATTGTAATATTTAACCTAAAGCagaaaaaatgatgttttttataaaagtaaatttcaaCATAAAAGAATTATTACTGACCGTAAAATGACTATTAATGCAACAgttgaaaattttttgaaaatcttGGGACTACTTTGGAAATATCCCCAAAACAAAATCATTAGTTATATGTTTTTCCAATATAAGTAATAGGAAGTGAAAACAATCAATTAGCGCCCGTGATATCTCGGTGCAAATACAAGTGAAATAACCcaaaaaaggtaaaacttGGTAACGCTTTGAGTAGTAAAATTGGGATTGTACGCTCGGGGCTATCTATTCAACAAACAACAGGAAAATAAAGACGTAGAACACAATCAGTATATCAATCAccaagtttaactttatttttgtaatgcaTTCCTTATAAACTTGGGTTCAAACTTAAGCAGGGATATTAGTAAAAACTGGAATTGTAGGTTTGGCTGAGTAAGGGCTATCTGCAcaccaattataaaaaaatgaaagaagaTAAAACTCACGGTTTCAAAGTTAAGAAGGGAGTCAATCGCTCGTTGTTTTGCTTTGTTATCCTTTGTGTTCATATCTCGACGGAACTTGGTTCGCCATTCAGTGATTATTATTGTGGCAGCTGAAGATGtatgaaatgtaaatttactAGTTTTATATGCAACATAggatacaaataaaattagtttcaaACCTTtcgattttaaaactaaaattcttCTGCGACATGAGACGACGCTTAAAGTGTTCAATatgaaatttatatatatatatatatattcacaacaaagaaaaaaaaaatatatgtgtcCTTGCAAGTTGCAACTGACCAAAATGTAAGTGTCCTTCCAACAATAATTGTTACATCAATAATATcactttatgacatcataatccaCTTACCAAGGTACAATGCCAGACAAATGAAAACGATCAATCCAAACCAAGCATTGAATGCAGTTATGAAGTAAACAATAGCAATCATGATGTCACATATGGTTGGCACAATATTAAACACGATGTACGAAAGCAGGTTGTTGATGCTGATAGTTCCGCGATCGATGGAGCGTAACACCTCCCCAGTTTTACGAGAAAGATGCCACCGGAGGGAGAGAGAGTGCAAGTGGCTGAACAAACGAACCttcaatgaaaaattaaaacacattttcataaaaacaaaagtacatttaatattttacagtatTGTCACTTGTTTTGGGATATTTAAAATGGTTAGTCGTGGTcaactgtttataaaatttgatttgttcttatacttatatataaatgcatatatatatactttgtatAGTAACAAAGAACTAGGACAAtaaagcaatttttttattctttttactttttttaatttttataaactaagtGGACACCTATACACACGtttccttttaaaacaaatagacAAATCACATTTTCCTGCATATTACCCATTCACAAAGTACAAAGCAAATACCTGCACAAGTCTGTTGGTATACTGTTGGACGCGAATCCATAAATACGAACGTAATCCATTCAACAAACCACCCGACATGCCACTGCCTTGTAAGAACTTCAATCCAACGTAAGCACAAACCTGAACCCATACATAGCTCCATGGTTGGCCAGTGGTAAGACCATTCACTGTGGATATATAGGTGGCTAATATTGTTGCATTCCTTTGTACTCACAGTAATGATACCACTATAAAACGTTCTGACTACTAATTAAAATAGAGTAAGCTGTACCATGATATTTGCTGCCACATGGACCTTGCCAGTTGTTAAATAGGCTAAAATGTACGCGGCAAAAAGAGTTTCAAAATGTCAGTCAtgtgttatttaaattataaaaaaagagattttaaacatttgatgTAACTGTGGCCACAGAAAGCTTGTGCTAGGTTGTACATTTGATGTAACCGCAAATAAATCCAGAGAGTTATGACTCTCAAATTTGACAAACACGGCGTATAAAGCCAAACAACCCacctatgtttttataatagatTGGAACATATGGGTTAACCACACGTCCTGCAATAAGTATTGCCACACACATCATAACACGGCATTGAAGGAAAAGGTTTCCGGTTGGCCACATGTAAGGCCATAGTAGCACAgcctgtttaaatattattgatGTTACATTGGTATCTTTAGTGctagttataaatataaatgttacattttttttttctgtggttGTACTGTTTTTTCAGAAATTTGGGGTTGTGCTGTTTTTCCAATTGCGTTTAATTCacattaaatgtatataattcGTGTGAatgcaaatttatttataatctgcttgtttgtatagacatctAACAGCAGCAAAAGTTGTTAtagaattttgtttgtttgccAATTTGCTTTAAACGTTTGTTACAATGATTTGGAATCGCCGGTCTTGCAAGATAAGAACTGAGGTGCTAAAATATATGGTGTCACCTCAGATGCCAATAACATTACGCACATCGCCTTAGGCTCAGTAAATACAAGTCCtatcaaatttaacaaaaatgataaaataaattgtcacCTTTTCTTTTATTCCTGACCATGTAGAACCATCTCCATGGCTTCCCAACCCTGTGAATTCACCCCGTGGTCTGTTCAGGGGATCCTGTAAGATACAACAGTCAATTATGAAGGGGATAAGAATTAAAACAGACAACAAGATACCAATGCTAGATACATGGAATTACTATATAGACATATACTATACATGATAGTTGCCAAACCCCAAGTGGCAAGGTAGACATGACcaaaaacatagatatcagcAAGTAAGGAGGCCGCCATCTTgtttttcacaaaatatttatcagaAGTGTTTCCCATATCCTATAATACAACAATTGcaacaacaaataaagaataaaggactaaaaaacagttaaaatatgcaaaatgTCCGTCTGTCGCTAATGCATGCATTCCAAGCCTCATGTGGGAAACAGGATGGGGTACATAGACCATTGTTTTTCAACAATGGCTGTCCTTACTTGTTGTATATCTATTTACATTGAACAGGACAATCATTTGATTCCATACACTGCATTACCGAATGGAAATTATATTATCTTCTTATGGCACGGCAACGGCGGCTTATGGTTTTGTATGGGacattttttggtattttaaagtataggtgacaatttagacaaaccaGAAGTAGCCCCTGGGTCGGAAcaactgctgttaagtgtcttgtccaaggactcATAGGCCCATAAACATAATGGTATCTAGCCTTGCAGGACTGGCATTTTTACACtggaaatttttatatatacagaatttattttaatgtaggTTTTGTTGGGCAATTCTTACCGTTCCGTTTTCAACGTCTCTGTCGTCTTCGCTTAAATACAAACAGGAGTTGAGCTTTGGCACACCCGGTGACCAAAAGCCAATCGTAAAGAGCAGCGACGAACAAACTAATCGACCAACCCAAAATCCAAACAAAAtctatagaaataatataataaaaattataaaacacagaaataaCATGATAGTGATTACAGTAATTAacagaaaaaaggaaaattagaattgaaaatttgtttagCTTCTCTATCCTTTCTATTGGTTGTCTTCAACCATAAGTAATCCTATCACTTAAATCctaaaatatcataaatatattaaaacattggtAAATTGGACTGCTATACAGTTTATGTAATCGGTAAATATCAtttgggggtaatgggccaaatctcgcttaaatcccaggtctccaCAAGGCCACATAAAGTAGAAGATCAGTTATACTCTAGGGCAGCACTCTTCAACCAGTGTGCACGGCACAACTACTTTAAGGGTTCACCAAACCagaaaaggttgaagagcccTGCTCTAGGTTCCAGTTTTGGATAGTACAGTGTAATTAAACACACCTGCTGTTGAGGTGTTTGTTGTTTGAACCACCAATCCTCGCTGTTCCACGACGCTGTCTTTAATACCTCCGTAGACAATAGATACCcccataaaaataacattattgcACTGTGGCCCTTCCGACCAAGAGCAAGCAACATCATATTTCGCTCCAGATGCAACAACCAACAACCTGCTAACACAGCACCAGATCTGCAATATTCAAatgatatatttgttgttttggaCTTGGTTAAAGTagattattaattattatagtagggtgggggaagttgggacacattttaactctgggccaatgtggtagtaaacaaggaactttcgaagaattataaatctatatgctcaagactcccataggccgttgttaactgtttgaaacacgatcaggatattcggatattatgcgccgaaggtgtcccacctttccccatcctactatattacctATTTATCCTTTTCTATCTGAAAATCTCTGGGCTcatattttaacacaggtgaCTTAGTAAACAGTGTGAACACTATATATGATAGCTTTATACATCTTCATGCATTTACAGAACATACAGGCTGCAAAGTCTGTAACAATTTGTGTACTGCTGAGtactttgtaatttttgtgcatttttgtatattgctgtgtttgtttttttaccaaactgTCCACAGTACATGCTAATACATATCATACCTAGCAACAAGAGTAAGAATAGCCATCCCACTAGTTACATGGTCCACCTCACCCCATGTTACACAAAATGACACAGGTACTTCAATAGATAGAAGTAACATGCACAGTACTTGTAGTTGATACATTATAGAACGTGGTTTGTATTTTGACTCGACCCCAACTCCATGTCTGTttgattaaacaaattaaacatgtATGAATAATATACTAGTGGGCctagtggctcatctggtataaaacagTGGAAATACGCTATGTTTTTTCCACTAGATGAGCCACCAATTAATtatactatgcctggtagaacaaccatgtatgtttaatatatatccGTGggctttgttttatacaatacaGAGTATGTATGCAAGCCTATCCTTCATAGGTTGCATGATTTGCAGCCACCCATAGATTTTCCAATTGTAAAAGCAATTTATCCtcaaaatattcttaaaagACCTATTtttcaacttattttatcgtcgcatttattttataatttaaccgAAAGAACTGGAAAGCAGGCGAGACCAAGATGTTATAAGTCAGATTCGGCCcatttcttatatatatatacttagtATTTTAAATGGGTGCAGTACTTCAACAATGTGGGGCAGGGATCTTGGATTAATGCcagatttgacccattacccaacaTCCAATACTTACTTTCTCATTTTATTGATTTGGTAAAACAATGGTAGAAGAAGAACGAAGAAAATCCCACTGACTACTGTGTCATAGAAACATTGTGACAAACCATCGTTCCTCCATATTGGGGTGAAGCCACCATGGACCCCACAGTAAGAGAATGAAGAATGGGTTGCCGTAGAAACAGAGCGGGGTAAGTTGGTTGGAAACTGGATCTCGTTGCTGTTGTTCATGGTTGCACACAGCAAACGGGAGTTGCCAACAGCCAACCTATATCTTAATatctgtaaattaaaacataacatcattttatatgtattatatatacctttGATTACAATATCAAAGGCCATATGTAATTAACATAGTGAAGAGatgggaattaacagcaaaacgacatcGGTGCAgtgttgatattttaataattttacagtGTTAcctaaaagaaaaacaactgGTGACATTTATGTAAATTTCATGATAATTTTAGATCCAACTGTCAAAGCTAATCAGCTTAAAACTATATTATCTCCATTTAACTTAGGGTTTGTTGCACCACatggaaaacatatatatataactttaaaagttaaacaaatattccatgatattatttaaaataaaataggaaAACATATAATAGTACCGTCAACATTTAAACACTAATATTGCAGTTAAAGAATACCAGCAGAAAGAATAAGTAAGAGTATTGAATAGGAAATGAGTGTCACATATTGGACAGCTTTTGTATACATTAGAACAGATTGAACATATAAATATCCGTACGTATCTTGTTACTTTTATATTCTGAATAATACTTTAATAATATTGCTAACGTAAATTAGGAAACAAAAAGTTGTGAAATAGATGAACTGCAAATGTTGGTTTTGCAAAGATTCCAACTTACAAGACACATAACATTGCTTGAAAGAGCTAGCACAACTTTAATGCATAAATATAAAGACTGCAAATGAATTAACAAGTAAAAAGAtggtattaaattaaaagtaccATATTAAATGGGACATAGCATAAGGTGATAGCAAGTGGTAATACAGAACACCTATATAGTATTACTTACACTGTTATGGTATAATATCAACAGCAGACACAGACAGTATAACATTATTGTGCACACAATAAGAATGAACTTATAATACGAAGTGGCAACCGCCAATTAATGCAGCAGACAAAAGGCACCTCTCTATGAACTATATTTACTGTTGTATAAAAATAGCACATCACTGTATCACCCTAGAAGCAAaactatgttatattttacatgaACATACTATTGGgttatttatacattataccatgcagatatatatttattttagggttttcaatcaataaaaaaaatttgacgCCTTgatttacacttttttattaacattttataggCCCTATAACATCAATGAAAAACCTAAGTTGTttcttatattatttttaatgttccaataattttaatttccagCTTTCAATATTTCTCATTTCATCCAAAGAAACTTCTTCTTTACAAAACTTCAACAAAATAAAGCATCTATGACTTAACAATCGAGCTTGTGTTCGAACAGTGAAGTCGTCAACATATCTTAACATTGACTGCAAAGACTGAATCTCATCTCTGGTTAACTGCACAGTTTCCCTGTTTCTTACCAATAACTTTGAATTATCATTATAGTAAACATGATTGCATAGTATATGATGATACCATTGAAAAATGTGAGAAAATAACTGGAAAAAATCTAAagataacaaatattttgtgttcaAACCAAACTTTTCCTTCAAGGCAACTTCACATGATAACTCCTTTAATGATCGAGGTgaacttatgacatcacaatgttgATTATCATCATCACAAGGAGGTGTTTTCCACCATAATAAATCAGTTTTGTCAGAACCTTTGACTCCCTCTTCTAACTTGTTCCACGCTGCATCAATCTGTCTCTGTACAGTTGATAGTTGTTGCTGTTTATCTAAAGTAACGCGTCGAGCATATTTAAACACGGGCCTCCCCTCCATTTCAGAGAAAAAAGGATCCATATAGGGATTCATGAATATTTCCACCAATAACTGGCACTGTGATATTGCTTTGTTGAGAAGCATTTCCTCTTTCTTTTTAAGGAACCATTTTTTTGTGGCTGCATGATATGCATCTCTTTCTTTTTCACTTTTCGAGAACAACGCAGCAGTTCTTTCGTTAATTCGTTGCAAAAACATTGGAGTGCACAACTCAACCGATTTGCAGAATGAACAAAGTTTTTCCACAATGTTCCAGATATAAAGCCATGACCTTAACTTCACAGTTAAGCGACCATGCATGTCGGTTACCATTTGTTCCGGGTCAATGAATTTGCACAACTCAGAATAATCATGGAATATCTGGTGCGGAAATTTAGCAGAATGTAGCAAAAGTGTGTTAGGCTTCTTTTTTCTGATACCAAGCCCAGGTATTCGTAATTTATGTGGGGTGGGTGGTTTGGAGGTATCGTAAATATAAACTTGCTGAATAACATTATTGTTCAAAGAACCAAAgtggtttaaaacttgaacTATCCACTCAAATACTTTAAGGTCCAAATTACGCTTATTGACCACCACACATAGTTGTTCAGTGCCGTGTATTTTAATTGACGATTCATGGAAATAATTAAGGACCGTTACAAGATCCTCAGTAAACTTATTCCCATCATTTGGAAGCGAATATTTCATGCTGGATGTTGATGTGAAATAAACAACAGGGATTCCTCTGCGTGTGATGCCAGCTAGTTGGCAGATCCCACTTTTCAATAAGCTTGGTAACATGGTAGTTTTACTGCAGTTAAAGCATGTTATAAAGCCAACTACAACTATAACTAATGCATCTGGTTAAAAGGTTAATATTTGACAAACTAATCAatgattttcatttttataaattatctttACGTTTAGGTGAAAAGCAGTTTTGGGTGTTGCTGCACAATGTTGGTAAATGGTATCAACTTTAACTAAATTAGAGTTTGCAGTATTACATGTGGGAAATATGCGTAATGAAACATATTGTACCTTCACAtcctaataaaactaaatatgaTGTGAACTAATACTAAGAGTAAGACAGATAATAACCTTACATGTAGACTGTATGAGGTAGATATATAGGCCAATGGTATGAGGTAGATATCAATtagtaaatacaaaacacaagttGTTAATAactaaatctatttttttaaggttaaaATTACCTATAGGACATAACGACATTCGACATACAGCAATAGcatataaagtaaaactttgtttacagTAGTTGCTGTTAATGATTTAATATGGAGTTGTTAACCcttataataaagttaacgTGGCATAAAATGAACAGCAGCATACAGAAAACACACAAGATATATTCACAAAAGCTGCATTACCAATTTTACTTTCAATTCAAACGTAACTTAAAATAcgctaaaacatatttacttgGTTGTTGTATTCTGCTGGTTGCAAGAAACTTTAGTCATTATTCAAACGAATGCTCCAAACTTAATATCTTTCAACACaaactaaagtaaaacaaatctgCCAAGCCGAACCGTTGACTTCATAATACCTTATAAAGAAACGCTGACACGGCTCTAATACTGCTGAATCACGCCCTAAAACCGGCTGCGGGTTAAAGGGCATCCTATTACGCAATCGTTTCTTCTACGTAATAACTCTTTGtgatagtttttaaatatattaattcaCATTACAACTTTAATCTAAATcagttttactttattttatgaaaattataattaagaagcattttttatataattttgtgatgcttactttatttattttttctcttaGTCATGTCTAAACCAACAGACGCTAACATGACAAAGTAAATTTCTACAACCTTTTATTTACATTGCAGCTGCATAGAAAAGTCAGTACGTGAGACACAACTACATTACATCATAGCTAATTAAGAATGTTGTGTTATTAAACTATGATTACACCATATACACAAAGCAATTACATCACATACATTCACTGtctattatgtgttaaaatgaAAGTTCAAAAAAATAGACAAACATTAACTTCATACATACACCTTGAAACCTTTAGGAAATTACAATCATTTTatccagagcca includes these proteins:
- the LOC100187491 gene encoding ATP-binding cassette sub-family B member 6, mitochondrial, translated to MNNSNEIQFPTNLPRSVSTATHSSFSYCGVHGGFTPIWRNDGLSQCFYDTVVSGIFFVLLLPLFYQINKMRKHGVGVESKYKPRSIMYQLQVLCMLLLSIEVPVSFCVTWGEVDHVTSGMAILTLVARSGAVLAGCWLLHLERNMMLLALGRKGHSAIMLFLWGYLLSTEVLKTASWNSEDWWFKQQTPQQQILFGFWVGRLVCSSLLFTIGFWSPGVPKLNSCLYLSEDDRDVENGTDPLNRPRGEFTGLGSHGDGSTWSGIKEKAVLLWPYMWPTGNLFLQCRVMMCVAILIAGRVVNPYVPIYYKNIVNGLTTGQPWSYVWVQVCAYVGLKFLQGSGMSGGLLNGLRSYLWIRVQQYTNRLVQVRLFSHLHSLSLRWHLSRKTGEVLRSIDRGTISINNLLSYIVFNIVPTICDIMIAIVYFITAFNAWFGLIVFICLALYLAATIIITEWRTKFRRDMNTKDNKAKQRAIDSLLNFETVKYYNAEEHEVRTFDEAIKDYQESEYLTNTSLVFLNLSQNTIINAGLFVGSMLCARYVLDDKFQIGDFVLFGTYIIQLYTPLGFFGTYYRMIQTSFIDMENMFDLFKEGQEVLDEEDSIVLQLKTGKVEFDNVCFSYTPEKQILKNISFTVNPGETYALVGSSGSGKSTIIRLLFRFYDIQSGVIRLDDVDISTVTQQSLRACIGVVPQDTVLFNDNIMNNIRYGRISARDEEVEEAAEASDIHHRILAMPDKYDTMVGERGLKLSGGEKQRVAIARTLLKAPDIVLLDEATSALDTTTERNIQASLSRVCAGRTSIVVAHRLSTIVNADCILVVNNGEIIERGSHDELLDLGGVYNEMWQQQLTET